A single Sphingopyxis chilensis DNA region contains:
- a CDS encoding ABC transporter ATP-binding protein, producing MARLSIEGARKSFGATEVLKGVSIDVADGEFTVIVGPSGCGKSTLLRVVAGLEDLTDGRIVIGDRDVTDLAPSERGIAMVFQSYALYPHLSVYENMAFGLKIAKTDKSAIDAAVRRAAAILNIEGLLDRKPAALSGGQRQRVAIGRAIVRQPQIFLFDEPLSNLDADLRVRMRYEFAELHRQLGTTTLYVTHDQVEAMTLADRIVVLRDGRIEQAGTPRELYARPANIFVAQFLGTPRMNILAATMAEGGRATLADGRSIALPSLEAAPATGTPLSIGIRPEDIAIGDAPDALPFTIRFIERLGGLATLHLGAHADDEAIACQLRDDGRLDEGDAVAAVLPADRLHLFDAAGQALGKAGK from the coding sequence ATGGCTCGACTGTCGATCGAGGGCGCGCGCAAGAGCTTCGGGGCGACCGAGGTCCTGAAAGGCGTGTCGATCGACGTCGCCGACGGCGAATTCACCGTGATCGTCGGCCCGTCGGGATGCGGCAAATCGACGCTGCTGCGTGTCGTGGCGGGACTGGAGGATCTGACGGACGGCCGCATCGTCATCGGCGACCGCGACGTCACCGACCTTGCACCCTCGGAGCGCGGCATCGCGATGGTGTTCCAATCCTATGCGCTCTACCCGCACCTCAGCGTCTATGAGAATATGGCGTTCGGGCTGAAAATCGCGAAGACGGACAAATCCGCGATCGATGCCGCGGTGCGCCGCGCGGCGGCGATACTGAATATCGAGGGCCTGCTCGACCGCAAGCCGGCGGCACTGTCGGGCGGGCAGCGGCAGCGCGTGGCAATCGGCCGCGCGATCGTGCGCCAGCCGCAAATTTTCCTGTTCGACGAGCCGCTGTCGAACCTCGACGCCGATCTGCGCGTGCGGATGCGTTACGAATTTGCCGAGCTGCACCGCCAGCTCGGCACGACGACGCTCTATGTGACGCACGACCAGGTCGAAGCGATGACGCTTGCCGACCGGATCGTCGTGCTGCGCGACGGGCGGATCGAACAGGCAGGGACACCGCGCGAACTTTACGCGCGGCCGGCGAATATCTTCGTCGCGCAGTTTCTCGGCACGCCGCGGATGAATATCCTGGCTGCAACCATGGCGGAGGGCGGCCGGGCGACGCTGGCCGACGGGCGGAGCATCGCCCTGCCCTCGCTCGAAGCAGCGCCTGCGACCGGGACGCCGCTGTCGATCGGGATCCGGCCCGAGGATATCGCGATCGGCGATGCTCCGGACGCGCTGCCTTTCACCATCCGTTTTATCGAACGGCTCGGCGGGCTCGCGACGCTGCATCTGGGCGCGCATGCGGACGATGAAGCCATTGCGTGCCAGCTACGCGACGACGGCCGCCTCGATGAGGGAGACGCGGTCGCCGCCGTGCTTCCGGCCGACCGGCTGCACCTGTTTGACGCCGCCGGCCAAGCCTTGGGAAAGGCCGGGAAATGA
- the guaB gene encoding IMP dehydrogenase, producing MEIITGLTFDDVLLVPGPSDILPSDANLSTQLTSEISLNIPILSSAMDTVTEADMAILMAQIGGIGVLHRNLTVEEQAAAVRQVKRFESGMIVNPITITPDAPLSFATALMDQHRISGIPVVEPGGKLVGILTHRDVRFADNPGQPVRELMTAENLATVRAGVGQDEARKLLHQRRIEKLLVVDDDYHCIGLITVKDMEKAVNFPDATKDENGRLRVAAATNTGDSGVERAEALLDAECDLIVVDTAHGHSKGVGQTVERIKKLSNRVQVLAGNVATGDATRALIDAGADGVKVGIGPGSICTTRIVAGVGVPQLTAILDSVEAASKLGVPVIADGGLRTSGDVAKALAAGASSVMVGSMLAGTAEAPGETFLYQGRTYKSYRGMGSVGAMARGSADRYFQQDIKDQMKLVPEGIEGQVPFKGPAKDVIHQMVGGVKAAMGYTGSRTLKDFRERAKFVRITNAGLRESHVHDVAITREAPNYPAG from the coding sequence ATGGAAATCATCACCGGCCTGACCTTCGACGACGTGCTGCTGGTGCCGGGTCCGTCGGATATCCTGCCTTCGGATGCAAACCTGTCGACCCAGCTGACCAGCGAGATCAGCCTGAACATCCCGATCCTGTCGTCGGCGATGGACACGGTGACAGAGGCCGACATGGCGATCCTGATGGCGCAGATCGGCGGGATCGGCGTGCTCCACCGCAACCTGACGGTCGAGGAACAGGCCGCGGCGGTGCGGCAGGTCAAGCGCTTCGAAAGCGGGATGATCGTCAATCCGATCACCATCACCCCCGACGCGCCGCTGTCCTTTGCGACCGCGCTGATGGATCAGCACCGGATTTCGGGCATTCCGGTGGTCGAGCCTGGCGGCAAGCTCGTCGGCATCCTCACGCACCGCGACGTGCGCTTCGCCGACAATCCCGGCCAGCCGGTGCGCGAGCTGATGACCGCGGAAAATCTCGCGACGGTGCGCGCCGGCGTCGGTCAGGACGAAGCGCGCAAGCTTCTACACCAGCGCCGGATCGAAAAACTGCTCGTCGTTGACGATGATTATCACTGCATCGGCCTGATCACCGTCAAGGACATGGAAAAGGCGGTCAATTTCCCCGACGCGACGAAGGACGAAAATGGTCGCCTGCGGGTCGCAGCCGCGACGAACACCGGCGATAGCGGCGTCGAGCGCGCCGAGGCGTTGCTCGATGCCGAGTGCGACCTGATCGTCGTCGATACGGCGCACGGCCACAGCAAGGGCGTCGGTCAGACGGTCGAACGCATCAAGAAATTGTCGAACCGCGTGCAGGTGCTCGCGGGTAATGTCGCCACCGGCGACGCGACCAGGGCGCTCATCGACGCGGGCGCCGACGGCGTGAAAGTCGGGATTGGCCCCGGCTCGATCTGCACCACGCGTATCGTCGCGGGCGTCGGCGTGCCGCAGCTCACCGCGATCCTCGACAGCGTCGAGGCGGCGTCGAAGCTCGGCGTGCCGGTGATCGCCGACGGGGGCCTGCGTACGTCGGGCGACGTGGCCAAGGCGCTTGCGGCGGGCGCGTCGAGCGTTATGGTCGGGTCGATGCTCGCCGGCACCGCCGAGGCGCCCGGCGAGACCTTTCTCTATCAGGGGCGCACCTACAAAAGCTATCGCGGCATGGGTAGCGTCGGCGCGATGGCGCGCGGCAGCGCCGACCGCTATTTCCAGCAGGATATCAAGGACCAGATGAAGCTGGTTCCCGAAGGCATCGAGGGGCAGGTGCCGTTCAAGGGGCCTGCGAAGGACGTCATCCACCAGATGGTCGGCGGCGTGAAGGCCGCGATGGGCTATACCGGCAGCCGGACGCTCAAGGATTTCCGCGAGCGGGCGAAGTTCGTTCGCATCACCAATGCGGGTCTGCGCGAAAGCCATGTCCACGACGTCGCGATCACGCGCGAGGCGCCGAACTATCCGGCGGGTTGA
- a CDS encoding LacI family DNA-binding transcriptional regulator — MATLRDVAREAGVSVATASRAINGLGNVTAPTRAAVMAAVKKLNFVPHSGARSLTRRKTDTVGVILPDLFGEFFSEIIRGIDLVAHESGMHLLLGNMHGSTHETAAAIAAMRGRVDGLLVMPPDLKPELLSDYLDPALPTVLLNYDAGSLDLPFVAVDNYRGAYAMTEALLTGGARQVVHIAGPKHNRDARDRQRGFADAMAKIAGERSPVILPGDFSEESGEKAARLFVEGQLPADAVFAANDQMAVGLIAELARAGVSVPGDVMVAGFDDIPLARHLSPGLTTMQVNIDRLGSTGMMMLLRLLRGDALGAASATILTPSLIARGTTANAPGTEKATAGAGASPP; from the coding sequence ATGGCAACATTGAGGGATGTCGCCCGCGAAGCGGGGGTTTCGGTGGCGACGGCATCGCGAGCCATCAACGGGCTCGGCAATGTCACCGCGCCGACACGCGCCGCAGTGATGGCGGCGGTCAAGAAGTTGAATTTCGTGCCCCATAGCGGCGCGCGCAGCCTGACCCGGCGCAAGACCGACACCGTCGGGGTCATCCTGCCCGACCTGTTCGGCGAATTCTTCTCCGAAATCATTCGCGGCATCGACCTGGTCGCGCATGAATCGGGGATGCACCTCCTGCTCGGTAACATGCACGGCAGCACGCACGAGACGGCGGCGGCGATCGCCGCGATGCGCGGCCGCGTCGATGGGCTGCTCGTCATGCCGCCCGACCTGAAGCCCGAATTGCTGTCGGACTATCTCGACCCGGCACTGCCTACGGTGCTGCTCAATTATGACGCGGGATCGCTCGACCTGCCATTTGTGGCGGTCGACAATTATCGCGGCGCCTATGCAATGACCGAAGCCTTGCTGACAGGCGGAGCGCGGCAGGTCGTCCATATCGCCGGACCCAAGCACAACCGCGACGCGCGCGACCGCCAGCGCGGCTTCGCCGATGCGATGGCGAAAATCGCCGGGGAACGTAGTCCGGTGATCCTGCCCGGCGACTTCTCGGAAGAAAGCGGCGAGAAGGCCGCGCGGCTATTCGTCGAGGGGCAGCTCCCGGCCGACGCGGTCTTTGCCGCGAACGACCAGATGGCGGTCGGGCTGATCGCCGAACTGGCGCGTGCGGGCGTGTCGGTGCCCGGCGACGTCATGGTCGCGGGTTTCGACGATATTCCGCTCGCGCGGCACCTGAGCCCCGGCCTGACGACGATGCAGGTCAATATCGACCGGCTGGGCTCGACGGGCATGATGATGCTGCTCCGCCTGCTGCGCGGCGACGCGCTCGGCGCGGCGAGCGCGACAATCCTCACCCCCAGTCTCATCGCGCGCGGCACCACCGCGAACGCGCCCGGAACCGAGAAAGCGACCGCCGGGGCGGGAGCCTCGCCGCCATGA
- a CDS encoding MFS transporter, with amino-acid sequence MNLPSEASVQSGGRSNAMAAFAAVTVLFFAWGFITSLIDPLVAAVKGIFTLSDAEAQLSASAFFIAYGLMSFPAAALIARFHSVPSILTALSTMVVGCLVMLAAANLAVYPLVLAGLFILASGITILQVAANPLAAALGDPKRSHFRLTFSQTFNSFGTFLGPLIGAHLFLEGVEVKEGMVVTEAVRAQALGGIDAAYFWICGLIIALLFFFWFSRRIVNEAVPPAPIGQRAGMGELIREAFSSRWALLGGFAIFLYVGAEVAIGTQMALFLNSDAIWGQSDAAFGTFGWIMGSDGVPGVSLQEAGKAVALYWGGAMVGRAIGSVLLARFSASKLLSIFTAVAALLCLYIVSVGGVSAGFVALSIGLFNSIMFPVIFTLTLERSTARAEATSGLLCTAIVGGAAIPYLVGQLSDAVGYAAALALPAACYVALCLFAIAAGRAPARQASAGVTVH; translated from the coding sequence ATGAACCTGCCCAGCGAGGCGAGCGTCCAAAGTGGCGGCCGGTCGAATGCCATGGCGGCCTTCGCCGCGGTAACCGTGCTGTTTTTCGCCTGGGGCTTCATCACGTCGCTGATCGACCCGCTCGTCGCCGCGGTGAAGGGTATCTTCACACTGAGCGATGCCGAGGCGCAGCTTTCGGCATCGGCCTTTTTCATCGCCTACGGCCTGATGTCCTTCCCGGCAGCGGCGCTGATCGCCCGCTTTCACTCGGTACCGTCGATCCTGACCGCGTTGTCGACGATGGTCGTCGGCTGCCTCGTCATGCTCGCCGCGGCGAATCTCGCCGTCTATCCGCTCGTGCTCGCGGGCCTCTTCATCCTCGCAAGCGGGATCACCATCCTGCAGGTCGCGGCCAATCCGCTCGCCGCAGCGCTCGGCGACCCGAAACGCAGCCATTTCCGCCTGACATTCAGCCAGACCTTCAACAGTTTCGGCACCTTCCTCGGCCCGCTGATCGGCGCGCACCTCTTCCTCGAAGGCGTCGAGGTCAAGGAGGGCATGGTGGTGACCGAGGCGGTGCGAGCGCAGGCGCTTGGCGGGATCGACGCCGCCTATTTCTGGATCTGCGGGCTGATCATCGCGTTGCTTTTCTTCTTCTGGTTCAGCCGGCGGATCGTCAACGAAGCTGTGCCACCCGCGCCGATCGGCCAGCGTGCCGGGATGGGGGAACTGATCCGCGAAGCCTTTTCGTCACGCTGGGCGCTGCTCGGCGGTTTCGCGATCTTCCTGTACGTCGGCGCCGAAGTGGCGATCGGGACGCAGATGGCGCTGTTCCTCAACAGCGATGCAATCTGGGGACAGTCGGACGCAGCCTTCGGTACCTTCGGCTGGATCATGGGCAGCGACGGCGTCCCCGGCGTTTCGTTGCAAGAGGCCGGAAAGGCGGTCGCGCTTTACTGGGGCGGCGCGATGGTCGGCCGCGCGATCGGATCGGTGCTGCTCGCGCGCTTCTCCGCATCGAAGCTGCTCTCCATCTTCACAGCCGTCGCGGCGCTGCTCTGCCTTTATATCGTGTCCGTCGGCGGCGTAAGCGCAGGCTTCGTCGCGCTGTCGATCGGACTGTTCAATTCGATCATGTTTCCTGTGATCTTCACGCTGACGCTCGAACGTTCGACCGCGCGCGCCGAAGCCACATCGGGGCTGCTCTGCACCGCGATCGTCGGCGGTGCGGCGATCCCCTATCTTGTCGGGCAATTGTCCGATGCGGTCGGCTACGCCGCTGCACTGGCCCTGCCGGCCGCCTGCTACGTCGCGCTATGCCTGTTCGCGATCGCCGCGGGACGCGCGCCGGCGCGGCAGGCGAGCGCAGGCGTGACGGTTCACTGA